Proteins from a genomic interval of Vicinamibacterales bacterium:
- a CDS encoding DUF4136 domain-containing protein gives MRTVNALVLAVAVAVLAGCASMNVSSHIERGVNFAAFTTFEWGGPDNLPVGDPRLDNNPFFSDYVTGTIEKKMAEKGFQLSKAGGADLLVHYHASVNQRLDVYRADQPYGYCYGNCEPQVVDFEQGTLVIDLIDAKTKKVIWRGWAQDTMTGVIDNQERLKKQVDEGVTKMMQLLPRGGAALR, from the coding sequence ATGCGCACAGTCAATGCACTCGTTCTCGCTGTAGCTGTTGCCGTGCTGGCCGGCTGCGCGTCGATGAACGTGAGTTCCCACATCGAGCGCGGCGTCAACTTCGCCGCGTTCACGACCTTCGAGTGGGGCGGGCCCGACAACCTGCCCGTCGGCGATCCGCGGCTCGACAACAACCCGTTCTTCAGCGACTACGTGACCGGCACCATCGAGAAGAAGATGGCCGAGAAGGGCTTCCAGCTCTCGAAGGCCGGTGGCGCCGACCTGTTGGTTCACTACCACGCGAGCGTCAACCAGCGGCTCGACGTCTACCGCGCCGACCAGCCGTATGGCTACTGCTACGGCAACTGCGAACCGCAGGTGGTGGACTTCGAGCAAGGGACGCTGGTCATCGACCTGATCGATGCGAAGACGAAAAAGGTTATCTGGCGCGGCTGGGCGCAAGACACCATGACCGGTGTGATCGACAATCAGGAGCGCCTGAAGAAGCAGGTCGATGAAGGCGTGACGAAGATGATGCAGTTGCTGCCACGCGGCGGCGCCGCCCTGCGCTAG
- a CDS encoding CBS domain-containing protein has protein sequence MSKAVQTVRPKVAASEAKTRMKQEKIHHLVVTDGAKLLGIVSERDLGGAKLPKVLGKFTVSDLMTSPVVTVTTRTAVRRAATLMKGRSLGSLVVTSANGKVAGIVTVSDLLDLIARKPEHKSNRDLRKARGQEEWLETEE, from the coding sequence ATGAGCAAAGCCGTTCAGACCGTCAGGCCGAAGGTCGCTGCATCGGAAGCGAAGACCCGGATGAAGCAAGAGAAGATTCATCACCTGGTGGTCACCGATGGCGCCAAGCTGCTCGGCATCGTCTCGGAACGTGATCTCGGCGGGGCCAAGCTGCCCAAGGTGCTGGGCAAGTTCACGGTCTCGGACCTGATGACGAGCCCGGTGGTGACGGTGACGACGCGCACTGCGGTCCGGCGCGCGGCCACCCTCATGAAGGGCCGGTCGCTCGGTTCGCTCGTGGTGACGTCGGCCAACGGCAAGGTGGCCGGCATCGTCACGGTGTCGGACCTGCTGGATCTGATTGCCCGCAAGCCCGAACACAAGTCCAACCGTGACCTGCGCAAGGCTCGCGGCCAGGAGGAATGGTTGGAGACGGAAGAGTAA
- a CDS encoding PAS domain S-box protein yields the protein MSDTDPKPQLLQSGRIAEARWRAVIDAAVDGIIVIDSLGRVEVFNAAAQRMFGHSEEEILGRNVSLLMPEPDRSRHDGYLSHHAATGERRIIGIGRAVTGKRKDGQTFPLHLSVGEMEIDGERHFTGILHDLSSRADLEDRLREATALARLGEMAAVIAHEVKNPLAAVRGAIQVIGSRMKGGTGDAAIIREIIARIDALNSLIQDLLVFSRPPKPKPADTDLGALLASVVNLLKSDPAYEQLEVSITGAAPVLTSDPALLTIVFQNLLINSAQAMHGRGAIEVTLRATAGWHRVDVADHGPGIPAEIRAVLFRPFKTTKARGTGLGMATAKRLVELHEGRISVVCPPGGGTIVSVELPSGDVTADG from the coding sequence ATGAGCGACACCGATCCCAAACCGCAATTGCTCCAATCCGGCCGCATTGCCGAGGCCCGCTGGCGCGCCGTCATCGACGCCGCCGTGGACGGCATCATCGTGATCGACTCGCTGGGGCGGGTTGAAGTCTTCAACGCCGCCGCCCAGCGGATGTTCGGCCATTCCGAAGAGGAAATCCTGGGACGGAACGTCAGCCTGCTCATGCCGGAACCGGATCGGTCCCGCCATGACGGCTACCTCTCGCATCACGCCGCGACCGGCGAACGGAGGATCATCGGCATCGGCCGGGCGGTGACCGGGAAGCGCAAGGACGGGCAGACCTTTCCGCTGCACCTGTCGGTGGGTGAGATGGAAATCGACGGCGAGAGGCACTTCACGGGCATCTTGCATGATTTGTCGAGCCGCGCCGACCTCGAAGATCGCCTGCGCGAGGCGACCGCCCTGGCGCGCCTCGGCGAGATGGCCGCGGTCATCGCCCACGAAGTGAAGAACCCGCTCGCCGCGGTGCGCGGCGCCATCCAGGTGATCGGGTCGCGCATGAAAGGCGGCACCGGCGATGCCGCCATCATCAGGGAAATCATCGCGCGGATCGATGCGCTCAACAGCCTGATCCAGGATCTGCTGGTGTTCTCGCGGCCGCCGAAGCCGAAGCCCGCCGACACCGACCTGGGGGCGCTGCTCGCCTCGGTGGTCAACCTGTTGAAGTCGGACCCGGCCTACGAGCAGCTCGAGGTGTCGATCACCGGCGCGGCGCCGGTGCTGACGTCGGACCCGGCGTTGCTGACCATCGTGTTCCAGAACCTGTTGATCAACTCGGCGCAGGCCATGCACGGCCGCGGGGCGATCGAGGTGACGCTTCGCGCGACCGCCGGCTGGCACCGCGTCGATGTCGCCGACCACGGCCCCGGCATTCCCGCCGAGATTCGCGCCGTGTTGTTCCGCCCCTTCAAGACCACCAAGGCGCGCGGCACCGGCCTGGGCATGGCCACCGCCAAGCGCCTGGTCGAATTGCACGAGGGCCGCATCAGCGTGGTCTGCCCGCCCGGGGGCGGCACGATCGTGTCGGTGGAATTGCCGTCGGGTGACGTGACGGCTGACGGCTGA
- a CDS encoding sigma-54 dependent transcriptional regulator has product MSNATILVVDDEQLIRWSLASRLKEEGYRILEAATAGEALSLYREGVDLVLLDIGLPDASGLSVLKQIKESDPDTLVIMLTAQTGVQTAVEAMKHGAFHYANKPFDLDEVVLLVEKALETTQLRREVRTLRARQAQPYSPESIVGESAPIVAVRAMLQKIGVSPATTVLLTGESGTGKDLAAKVIHYSSSRASKPFMNITCSALPETLLESELFGHERGAFTGADRQKRGLLESADGGTVFLDEIGEMVPMLQAKLLRFLEEKSFKRVGGATDVKVDVRVIAATNRSLQDEVKKGHFRDDLFYRLNVMAVPLPPLRDRRDDVPRLLNHYIDNFNTEFRKKIRGVTPGALKALQAYPWPGNVRELRNAVERAMLLSEGNELNESHFPMLNASDAELSTGMGLPAAGINLEEMERSLVVQALERSGWNQTKAATLLGLNRDQIRYRIEKFKLEKPA; this is encoded by the coding sequence ATGTCGAACGCGACCATCCTTGTCGTTGATGACGAGCAACTGATCCGCTGGTCGCTCGCCAGCCGGCTCAAAGAAGAGGGCTACCGGATCCTCGAGGCCGCCACCGCCGGCGAGGCGCTGTCGCTCTACCGCGAGGGCGTGGATCTGGTGCTGCTCGACATCGGGCTGCCCGACGCCAGCGGTCTCTCGGTGCTCAAGCAGATCAAGGAGTCGGACCCCGACACCCTGGTCATCATGCTGACGGCGCAGACCGGCGTGCAGACCGCGGTGGAGGCGATGAAGCACGGCGCCTTCCACTACGCCAACAAGCCCTTCGATCTCGACGAGGTGGTGCTGCTCGTCGAGAAGGCCCTCGAGACCACGCAACTGCGCCGCGAAGTGCGGACGCTGCGCGCCCGTCAGGCGCAGCCGTACAGCCCGGAAAGCATCGTCGGCGAGAGCGCCCCGATCGTCGCGGTGCGCGCCATGCTGCAGAAGATTGGCGTCAGCCCGGCCACCACCGTGCTGCTGACCGGCGAAAGCGGCACCGGCAAGGACCTGGCCGCCAAGGTGATTCACTACAGCAGCAGCCGCGCCTCGAAGCCGTTCATGAACATCACCTGCTCGGCGCTGCCCGAGACGCTGCTCGAAAGCGAACTGTTCGGTCACGAGCGCGGCGCGTTCACCGGCGCGGATCGGCAGAAGCGCGGGCTGCTCGAATCAGCCGACGGCGGCACGGTCTTCCTCGACGAAATCGGCGAGATGGTGCCGATGCTGCAGGCCAAGCTGCTGCGGTTCCTCGAAGAGAAGTCGTTCAAGCGGGTGGGCGGGGCCACCGACGTCAAGGTGGACGTCCGCGTGATCGCCGCCACCAACCGGTCGCTGCAGGACGAGGTCAAGAAGGGCCACTTCCGCGATGACCTCTTCTATCGCCTCAACGTGATGGCGGTGCCGCTGCCGCCGCTGCGCGATCGGCGCGACGACGTGCCGCGGCTGCTCAACCACTACATCGACAACTTCAACACCGAGTTCCGCAAGAAGATCCGCGGCGTCACGCCCGGCGCGCTGAAGGCCCTCCAGGCCTACCCGTGGCCCGGCAACGTGCGTGAGCTCCGCAACGCCGTCGAGCGGGCGATGTTGTTGAGCGAGGGCAACGAGCTCAACGAGAGCCACTTCCCCATGCTCAATGCCTCGGACGCGGAACTGTCCACGGGAATGGGGTTGCCGGCCGCCGGCATCAACCTCGAAGAGATGGAGCGCTCGCTGGTGGTGCAGGCGCTCGAGCGCAGCGGCTGGAACCAGACCAAGGCGGCGACCCTGCTCGGCCTCAACCGCGACCAGATCCGCTACCGCATCGAGAAGTTCAAGCTCGAAAAGCCGGCCTGA
- a CDS encoding response regulator, with translation MTPLSCVDEPFLPDALMAPVTHGDFEAPVVGAVSQHALVVDDEALIRWSVSETLSGMGMTVQEAGDAAGALAVIAAATAPFDVVILDLRLPDMDDLSLLERVRQLLPAAVVVLMTAFGSAEIVAEAAELGVQAVLNKPFELDELSRLLSRDGPPS, from the coding sequence ATGACTCCACTTTCCTGCGTTGACGAGCCTTTTCTGCCCGATGCCTTGATGGCGCCGGTGACGCACGGCGACTTCGAGGCGCCGGTGGTGGGCGCCGTGTCCCAACACGCGCTGGTGGTGGATGACGAGGCGCTGATCCGCTGGTCGGTGTCCGAAACGCTCTCCGGCATGGGCATGACGGTGCAGGAGGCGGGCGACGCCGCCGGCGCGCTGGCGGTCATCGCCGCGGCCACGGCGCCATTCGACGTCGTCATCCTCGACCTCCGCCTGCCGGACATGGATGACCTGTCGCTGCTCGAGAGGGTCCGCCAGTTGCTGCCCGCCGCCGTCGTCGTCTTGATGACCGCGTTCGGCTCGGCGGAGATCGTCGCCGAGGCCGCCGAGTTGGGCGTGCAGGCGGTGCTCAACAAGCCGTTCGAACTCGACGAACTGAGTCGCCTGCTGTCGCGCGACGGCCCGCCATCCTGA
- a CDS encoding response regulator encodes MKKPPLHVLVVDDEPLIRWSVTETLADLGLDVEQADCAASALHAITSTVLPFDVIVLDLRLPDMRDLSLLATIRQLVPETPVVLMTAFGTPEILADAYHLGVRGVLTKPFELADLSRLVMEVAKV; translated from the coding sequence GTGAAAAAACCCCCACTCCACGTGCTGGTCGTCGACGACGAACCGCTGATTCGGTGGTCGGTGACCGAGACCCTTGCCGACCTCGGACTCGACGTGGAGCAGGCCGACTGCGCCGCCTCGGCCTTGCATGCCATTACCAGCACCGTGCTGCCCTTCGACGTGATTGTGTTGGATCTGCGCCTGCCCGACATGCGTGACCTGTCGCTGCTGGCGACCATCCGGCAACTGGTGCCCGAGACGCCGGTCGTGTTGATGACGGCGTTCGGCACGCCCGAGATCCTCGCCGACGCCTACCACCTGGGCGTGCGTGGCGTCCTCACCAAGCCATTCGAGCTCGCGGACCTGAGCCGGCTCGTGATGGAAGTCGCCAAGGTCTGA
- a CDS encoding universal stress protein: MVVLKNILVATDFGEPSAVAMAYGRDLARSYNATLHVLHVVEDVMMRYSPEVGFAIPDLQKDLEKAAQRDLDAAVTDDDRKTLKVVPVVQTSFNVSAGITEYAKVNVIDLIIVGTHGRGAVKQLLLGSAAERVVRTAPCPVLAVRAKERDFIAPDALIAATKA; the protein is encoded by the coding sequence ATGGTTGTGCTGAAGAACATCCTGGTCGCCACGGACTTCGGCGAGCCGTCCGCCGTCGCCATGGCGTACGGCCGTGACCTGGCCCGCTCCTACAACGCCACTCTCCACGTGCTCCACGTCGTCGAGGACGTGATGATGCGCTACAGCCCCGAAGTCGGTTTCGCGATCCCGGATCTCCAGAAGGATCTGGAGAAGGCGGCGCAACGCGACCTCGACGCGGCCGTCACCGACGATGACCGCAAGACGCTGAAGGTCGTGCCGGTCGTGCAGACCAGCTTCAACGTGTCGGCGGGCATCACCGAGTACGCCAAGGTCAACGTCATCGATCTGATCATCGTCGGCACGCACGGGCGTGGCGCGGTGAAGCAGTTGCTGCTTGGCAGCGCCGCGGAACGCGTGGTGCGGACGGCGCCGTGCCCGGTGCTGGCGGTGCGCGCGAAGGAACGCGACTTCATCGCGCCCGATGCGTTGATCGCGGCGACCAAGGCCTAG
- a CDS encoding acetate--CoA ligase family protein — protein MVDLDASFPPARTLTPFFEPACVAVVGASRERNKIGSEILHNLVATGFTGSVVPVHPTAESIQGLRAYPHVADIPDAVDLAVVVVPAAQVPAAVDDCLAKNVAAICIISAGFAECGAEGRAAEREIVEKIRKAGCRLIGPNCMGLLNTDPRFALNATFSPVYPPAGNVAMSTQSGALGLAILDYARQLNIGISSFVSVGNKADVSGNDLLQYWETDPRTAVILLYLESFGNPAKFSTLARRISRTKPIVALKSGRSAAGARAAASHTGALASSDDFVDALFHQAGVIRTDTVTELFDVATLLARQPLPQGRRIAILTNAGGPGILAADACLAHGLAAADLSAATKAGLKAFLPHAASVNNPVDMLASASPAHYRQALELLLADPQVDSVMVIFIPPLITSADDVATAIAETAAQGQGKPVAGVFMRSHAAPESLAAVPCYAFPEPAAIALARVAAYGEWRRQPLGQVPVFHDFQPGIARAVVDTAMRRGGGWLNAVEANALMAAAGIATPRSHLAMSIDEAVEAAVTLGMPVALKAVGAALLHKTEHRALRLNLDTKAAVRAAAGDLTRTLGDRMEGLLVQQMVSSGAEMMVGAINDATFGHVVVCGSGGVLVDLLADSACRLHPVTDQDAHEMVNALKGVRLLRGFRGAEAADEAAFRDTILRISSLLSLCPEIQELDLNPLKVLPGGVSAIDVRVRVDATPSTPAR, from the coding sequence TTGGTTGACCTGGACGCGTCGTTCCCCCCCGCCCGCACGTTGACGCCTTTCTTCGAGCCGGCCTGCGTGGCCGTCGTCGGGGCCAGCCGGGAGCGCAACAAGATCGGATCGGAAATCCTGCACAACCTCGTGGCCACCGGGTTCACCGGGTCGGTCGTGCCGGTGCATCCGACTGCCGAGTCCATCCAGGGCTTGAGGGCCTATCCGCACGTCGCCGACATCCCGGACGCCGTGGACCTTGCCGTGGTCGTCGTGCCGGCGGCGCAGGTGCCCGCCGCCGTGGACGATTGCCTGGCGAAGAATGTCGCGGCCATCTGCATCATCAGCGCCGGGTTCGCCGAGTGCGGCGCCGAGGGCCGCGCCGCCGAACGCGAGATCGTCGAGAAGATCCGAAAGGCCGGCTGCCGGCTCATCGGCCCCAACTGCATGGGCCTGCTCAACACCGACCCGCGGTTCGCGCTGAACGCCACGTTCTCGCCGGTGTACCCGCCGGCCGGCAACGTGGCGATGTCCACGCAGAGCGGCGCGCTCGGCCTCGCGATCCTCGACTACGCCCGCCAGCTGAACATCGGCATTTCGAGCTTCGTCTCGGTCGGCAACAAGGCCGATGTCTCGGGCAACGACCTGCTCCAGTATTGGGAAACCGATCCGCGCACGGCGGTGATCCTGCTCTACCTCGAGAGCTTTGGAAACCCGGCGAAGTTCAGCACCCTGGCGCGACGCATCAGCCGGACCAAGCCGATCGTGGCGTTGAAGTCGGGACGGTCCGCCGCCGGCGCGCGCGCCGCGGCGTCGCACACCGGCGCGCTGGCTTCATCCGATGATTTCGTGGACGCGCTGTTTCACCAGGCCGGCGTCATCCGCACCGACACCGTCACCGAACTGTTCGACGTCGCCACGCTGCTCGCGCGCCAGCCGCTGCCGCAGGGACGCCGCATCGCCATCCTGACCAACGCCGGCGGGCCCGGCATTCTCGCCGCTGACGCCTGCCTGGCGCACGGGCTGGCGGCCGCGGATCTCTCGGCCGCCACCAAGGCGGGCCTCAAGGCGTTCCTGCCGCACGCGGCGAGCGTCAACAACCCCGTGGACATGCTGGCCTCGGCGTCGCCCGCGCATTACCGGCAGGCGCTCGAGCTGCTGCTCGCCGATCCGCAGGTGGACAGCGTGATGGTGATCTTCATTCCGCCGTTGATCACCAGTGCGGACGACGTGGCCACGGCGATTGCCGAGACCGCCGCGCAGGGACAGGGAAAGCCGGTGGCCGGTGTCTTCATGCGCAGCCATGCCGCGCCGGAGTCGCTCGCCGCCGTGCCCTGCTACGCGTTTCCCGAACCGGCCGCCATTGCCCTGGCCCGGGTCGCGGCCTACGGCGAGTGGCGGCGGCAGCCGCTGGGACAGGTCCCGGTCTTCCACGACTTCCAGCCTGGCATCGCGCGCGCGGTGGTGGACACCGCCATGCGGCGTGGCGGCGGATGGCTGAACGCGGTCGAAGCGAACGCGCTGATGGCCGCCGCCGGCATAGCCACGCCGCGATCGCACCTCGCGATGTCGATCGACGAGGCCGTCGAGGCGGCCGTCACGCTCGGCATGCCCGTGGCATTGAAGGCGGTCGGCGCGGCGCTGCTGCACAAGACCGAGCATCGCGCCCTGCGCCTGAACCTCGACACCAAGGCGGCCGTGCGCGCCGCCGCCGGCGATCTCACCAGGACGCTGGGCGATCGCATGGAAGGCCTGCTGGTGCAACAGATGGTGAGCAGCGGCGCCGAGATGATGGTCGGCGCCATCAACGACGCCACCTTCGGCCACGTGGTGGTGTGCGGCAGCGGCGGCGTGCTGGTCGATCTGCTCGCGGACTCGGCGTGCCGCCTGCATCCGGTGACCGATCAGGATGCGCACGAGATGGTGAATGCGCTGAAGGGCGTGCGGCTGCTCCGCGGATTTCGCGGCGCCGAGGCGGCGGACGAGGCGGCTTTCAGGGACACCATCCTGCGCATTTCGTCGCTCCTCAGCCTGTGCCCAGAGATCCAGGAACTGGATCTGAATCCCCTGAAGGTGCTGCCGGGGGGCGTATCGGCCATCGACGTTCGCGTCCGTGTCGATGCGACGCCCTCGACGCCCGCCCGGTAA
- a CDS encoding universal stress protein, with protein MTPDIKSILVPVDFSSNSARALDYAHALATRLGASLHLIHVCEVPALRTGSMDAYAIAYSNWSQQLGEEAERQLLTLTPNLTGVRVSTEVLFGNPARAIVTAAEARKPDLIVMGTHGHGALMHALMGNVAERVVRMASCPVLTVREPQEPVADRWVTKGGVVAAVVLAVSLLAPVAASPAAAQDTGRQRVTGAEIYRTYCATCHGPNGRGDGPLADSMRRKPPDLTEIAKRNGGQYPSEVVYRTIDGKQPIRGHGGPDMPVWGDAFARSRDGGDAATVKERIDTLVDFVRTLQVKPVN; from the coding sequence ATGACGCCCGACATCAAGAGCATCCTCGTTCCCGTGGACTTCAGCTCGAACTCCGCTCGCGCTCTCGACTACGCCCACGCCCTGGCCACCAGGCTCGGCGCCTCGCTGCACTTGATCCACGTGTGCGAGGTCCCCGCGCTCAGGACCGGGTCGATGGACGCCTACGCGATCGCGTACTCGAACTGGAGCCAGCAACTCGGGGAGGAGGCCGAGCGGCAGCTCTTGACGCTGACGCCGAACCTCACCGGCGTCAGGGTGTCGACCGAGGTGCTGTTTGGCAACCCGGCGCGCGCCATCGTGACCGCGGCCGAGGCCCGCAAGCCGGACCTCATCGTCATGGGTACGCACGGGCACGGGGCCTTGATGCACGCCCTGATGGGAAACGTGGCCGAGCGCGTGGTGCGTATGGCGTCATGTCCGGTCCTGACCGTTCGCGAACCGCAGGAGCCTGTGGCCGATCGCTGGGTGACGAAGGGTGGCGTGGTGGCCGCGGTCGTATTGGCCGTGTCCCTCCTCGCGCCCGTCGCGGCGTCACCAGCGGCGGCCCAGGACACCGGCCGGCAACGGGTCACCGGTGCCGAGATCTACCGGACCTACTGCGCGACGTGCCACGGCCCGAACGGCCGCGGCGACGGACCGCTGGCCGACTCCATGCGCCGCAAGCCGCCTGACCTGACCGAGATCGCCAAGCGCAATGGCGGCCAGTACCCCTCGGAGGTGGTCTATCGCACGATCGACGGCAAGCAGCCGATTCGCGGCCACGGCGGGCCCGACATGCCGGTATGGGGCGATGCGTTTGCCCGCTCTCGCGATGGCGGCGACGCCGCGACCGTCAAGGAGCGCATCGATACGCTGGTGGACTTCGTCCGCACGCTACAAGTGAAGCCCGTGAACTGA
- a CDS encoding HAD hydrolase family protein, producing the protein MVKLSVLALDYDGTVTRNDTLDPTVRDAIAAIRATGITVLLVTGRILSELRRVAGELHFVDGIVAENGAVVHFPATGHTNRLMPAIPPAFLDELRLQGIPHQAGECLVDASAADAPRLLDAIRRLELPLVLLFNKGRVMILGQGVSKATGLHALLDMLRLSSHNMVAIGDAENDHELLRLAEVGAAVEWGSQALRAAADVVVSGSDPSAVAAYIRDLARAGQLPVPRHDRRRLRLGHTEDGREFSLSARGRNVLIAGDAKSGKSWVAGLLCEQLIVHGYCVCVIDPEGDYGSLEGLPGVSVLGGADPPPTPREVARALRYPDRSVVIDLSQRPQDEKIEYIRAVLPAINEIRRRTGLPHRVVVDEAHYFLHDADTPSLVDLDRNGYTFVTYWASRLPAAVLAATEVMIVTRETSAAEIEALRQRCLTCGVSRERWSVLSHLATSQAVALPITEEAGGDLVLFTLGPRMTPHVRHREKYVDVPVTEGRAFVFTKPGAGPGRRAKTLRQFIAELERRSPDGVDHVRRGDFSRWIHDVFGDFALAAELKAIEQAPGAATDADTLPRMVNAIRARYDVTED; encoded by the coding sequence ATGGTGAAACTTTCCGTGCTGGCGCTGGACTACGACGGCACTGTCACGCGCAACGACACGCTCGACCCGACGGTGCGTGACGCCATCGCCGCGATCCGGGCCACCGGTATCACCGTGCTGCTGGTCACCGGCCGCATCCTGAGCGAGCTTCGCCGCGTTGCCGGGGAACTGCACTTCGTCGATGGCATCGTCGCGGAGAACGGCGCCGTCGTCCACTTCCCGGCGACCGGCCACACCAACCGGCTGATGCCGGCGATACCCCCCGCGTTCCTCGACGAGCTGCGTTTGCAGGGCATTCCCCACCAGGCGGGTGAGTGTCTGGTCGATGCGTCGGCCGCCGACGCGCCGAGGCTGCTGGACGCAATCCGCCGGCTGGAGCTGCCGCTCGTGCTGCTCTTCAACAAAGGGCGGGTCATGATCCTCGGACAGGGCGTCAGCAAGGCCACCGGGCTGCACGCGCTGCTGGACATGCTGCGCCTGTCGTCGCACAACATGGTGGCGATCGGCGACGCCGAGAACGACCACGAGTTGCTGCGCCTGGCCGAAGTGGGCGCGGCCGTGGAATGGGGCAGCCAAGCGCTGCGCGCGGCCGCGGACGTGGTCGTGTCCGGTTCGGATCCTTCCGCCGTCGCGGCCTACATCCGCGACCTCGCGCGCGCAGGGCAGCTGCCGGTGCCCAGGCACGACCGGCGCCGGCTGCGGCTGGGTCACACCGAAGACGGCCGCGAGTTCTCGCTGTCGGCCCGCGGGCGCAACGTCCTGATCGCCGGCGACGCCAAGTCCGGCAAGTCGTGGGTCGCGGGCCTGCTGTGCGAGCAGTTGATCGTGCACGGCTACTGCGTGTGCGTGATCGATCCCGAAGGCGACTACGGATCGCTCGAGGGCCTGCCAGGGGTATCGGTGCTGGGCGGGGCGGACCCGCCGCCGACACCGCGCGAGGTCGCCCGCGCCCTCCGCTACCCCGATCGCAGCGTGGTCATCGACCTGTCGCAACGTCCGCAGGACGAGAAGATCGAATACATCCGCGCCGTGCTGCCGGCGATCAACGAGATCCGGCGGCGCACGGGCCTGCCCCATCGCGTGGTGGTGGACGAGGCGCACTATTTCCTGCACGACGCCGACACGCCGAGCCTGGTCGACCTCGATCGCAACGGCTATACCTTCGTGACTTACTGGGCCTCGCGCCTGCCGGCGGCGGTGCTGGCGGCCACCGAAGTGATGATCGTGACGAGGGAAACCTCGGCCGCGGAAATCGAGGCGCTGCGCCAGCGCTGCTTGACCTGCGGGGTCAGCCGCGAGCGTTGGTCCGTGCTGAGCCACCTGGCCACGTCGCAGGCCGTGGCGCTGCCGATCACCGAAGAAGCCGGCGGCGACCTCGTGCTGTTCACGCTGGGCCCGCGCATGACGCCGCACGTTCGCCATCGCGAGAAATACGTGGACGTGCCGGTGACGGAGGGCCGCGCCTTCGTGTTCACGAAGCCGGGCGCGGGACCGGGGCGCCGGGCCAAGACGCTGCGGCAGTTCATCGCCGAGTTGGAGCGGCGATCACCTGACGGGGTGGATCATGTCCGCCGGGGCGACTTCTCTCGATGGATCCACGACGTGTTTGGTGATTTCGCGCTGGCCGCCGAACTGAAGGCGATCGAACAGGCGCCGGGCGCGGCGACCGATGCCGACACGTTGCCGCGGATGGTGAACGCGATTCGCGCGCGCTACGACGTGACTGAAGACTAG
- a CDS encoding BON domain-containing protein has protein sequence MTTAASAQINTMLRDAVAQQLEWDSEVDATDVGVSARGGVVALTGFIDTYAGKLAAERAAKRVRGVRAVANDIQVRLRLGRTDPEIAADIDAALRMRVAIPETVQAVVHGGHITLTGLVPTYFIRALAAEAVRHIPGVSDVTNYIRVEAAASVRDLRRRIVQALHRSAEVDARGVAIVIDGSAVRLEGEVASWAEMEAVENAVMHAPGITDVDNRITVAPHLVPIPPVDVEIC, from the coding sequence ATGACTACAGCCGCCTCTGCACAGATCAACACCATGCTCCGGGACGCTGTCGCGCAACAGCTCGAGTGGGATTCGGAGGTGGATGCGACCGACGTCGGCGTCAGCGCACGCGGCGGCGTGGTCGCGCTCACCGGCTTCATCGATACCTATGCCGGCAAGCTGGCCGCCGAACGGGCGGCCAAGCGGGTCCGCGGCGTCCGTGCCGTCGCCAACGACATCCAGGTTCGCCTGCGTCTCGGACGCACCGATCCGGAGATTGCCGCCGACATCGACGCCGCCCTGCGGATGCGCGTCGCCATTCCAGAAACCGTGCAGGCGGTCGTGCACGGCGGGCACATCACCCTCACCGGCCTGGTCCCCACCTACTTCATTCGTGCGCTCGCGGCCGAAGCCGTGCGCCACATTCCCGGGGTCAGCGACGTCACCAACTACATCCGCGTCGAGGCGGCAGCGTCGGTTCGCGACCTGCGCCGGCGCATCGTGCAGGCGCTCCATCGCAGCGCCGAGGTCGATGCCCGTGGTGTCGCCATCGTGATTGACGGCTCGGCCGTCAGGCTCGAAGGCGAAGTGGCGTCGTGGGCCGAAATGGAAGCCGTCGAGAACGCCGTGATGCACGCGCCCGGCATCACCGACGTGGACAACCGGATCACGGTCGCGCCGCACCTCGTCCCGATACCCCCGGTTGACGTCGAGATCTGCTGA